Genomic DNA from Candidatus Nitronereus thalassa:
TTGGAATCTTCCCTCCTGATCAAGAAGGTCGACCCGTGCAGTTAAGGCTTCCAAGGCCCCAAGATATCGGTTCAGAAGATTCGGGAAATCATGTTTGCCGGGGGTGCTTTGTCCGCGTTTCAATAACCAGACTTCATGAAACGCCCCGGGGTCAAGATTTAATATAGAGGGCATCCGTTTCAGAATTTCATCGGGAGTGCCTTTGGAAGGTTGTTCCATCAACCGATACAACCCCCGCAAACAGGGAATTACGGTAGTCAACGAAATGGGAAGCAAGGCATGAATACCTTCTGGATTCCCTCGGGTTTCGACAAATTGTTGGCGGACCCGGAGCAAGTTTCCACGGATTTCTCGTTCACATTCAATGAATAAATGTCGACCTTCGATGTGCAGCTCGGGAAAAGGATCTCGGCCGGCTAATAAGATATGGTGATCTTGAATCTCATAAAACTCTAATGGAAAGGTTTCGAGAAAACTCCCTAATTCTTCCCGGGTAAACATGAGTGGAGCCAAGATGCGTTCCTTAGACCATCGACGGTTCAGTTGGCTACATCGCTCCATTATATTCATGGTGAGATGCTCAAACACCATAAGGATGTTCATATTGGATCGGTCTTGCAGATAATCACCACGAGCCAAACTGCCATAAAGGATAATGGCGCCTACATCTGCACCAAGAGATTTCGTGGCATCACGAAGGTACGCATCCAGGGTACGTTGCGCCCGCTCTGGCATTTTTTCCCAGTTGGTCGGAAATTGAGACATCGGTGAATTGGGTTTCTTGAACCTAGAGTAAAATTAGTGAAAGCCTGCCTGAGATGGGAGTTGATTCGCGCGTGGATCAGGGAGAAATCCGGCTGCTTGCAGTCGGTCGATCATTCCAAAGGGCGGTGTCTTACGCAATCCGGCAGTTGCAGTCAGGACTTGATATTGCAATCGCCGATTGTGATCTAAGGTCGAAAAGACCCGGTTGCGAAGCCAAGCCAATAACGGATTTCCTGTATTCCAAAACAACACCTCTTCATCCGCCAATCGCTGAAGCATCTCAACTTGTGGACGCCGTTGCGCCTCAAAGGTTTTGAGTGCGTTGGCGGTGAAGTCGTCTTGTGAAAAACACGAGGACAACACTTTGGCCAACACTACAGCGTCCGCCATGGCCTGCATCCGGCCTTGTGAGGCATGGGGATTCATTCCATGGGCAGCATCTCCGATTAACACTGCGCCATCGGCTACCCAGGTTTTGGCTCGAGCACGGCCCGTCCCCATATACGCGGTTTGTTCCCAAGACTGTAAATTCTCAAAGGTGCGCGCGAGGCCTGGATAAATGGCTTTCCACTTTCGTTGCAAACTTTCAATGCCTTCCTGTTTCACGGCCTGAAGCGAATTTGAGGCGATCATATAGAACACATAGACCTGATGGCCGGCTGCGGGAAACACTCCAAGAATTTCATTTTCTCCAAGAAAGTACTGGGATTCTTCCAGTTTTTCAGGACAAGGGAGAATCGAAATCAGGTAACTTTCTTTGTATCGATGCAATTGAGTGGAAATGCCCAGAGTGTCACGAACACGAGAAAACGGGCCATCTGCGCCTACCGTCACTTTGGCAGAAATGCGAACGGGGGTTCCTTGGGTTTGGGCCTCGACTCCGGTGACCGTATTCCCTGTTTTGACCAGTGATTTAAAGCTCGTGTCATACCACAGCCCACCAGGGTTGTGTTTTTCAAGTTCGGCAAGCACGGCATGGTGGACAGCATTTGGAAGCGTTACCAATGCACGGTTATAAGGCGGTGGAAGGAGATCATAATCAATGGTACATAATCGTTCCCCGCCCATTTGCCGAAAATGAAAATGTCGAACGGATTGGACCGCCTCTTTGGGAAGCTTGTCCAAAAGTTCTAATTGATCAAGGATTTGCTGGCCGTTGGGTTGAAGAATCTCGCCCCGTAGCCCGGTTGGTGGGCCAGGACTTTGTTCCACAACCAAAGTTTTGATGCCCTGTTTGGCGAGGATCAGGCCAAGGATTGCGCCGCCTCCTCCAGCGCCTACGACCACCACATCGGTTTGAATATCCATAGGGTTCGAGTTGGTTTTTTCGACGATTTGCAGAAGGAATTTATTGGGAATTTCCCCTCAATTCTGAAAATGGGGAAACCTTACTTCTATTCAAATATATCTTGGAAATGGTCCCCAGCCTCTTCCCACGCCGGCAGATTGGTTTTTTTTAACCACTCCTTGAGGAAGACTTTCTGGTCCTTCGTCAACATTTGCTTAATTTGGT
This window encodes:
- a CDS encoding FAD-dependent monooxygenase, coding for MDIQTDVVVVGAGGGGAILGLILAKQGIKTLVVEQSPGPPTGLRGEILQPNGQQILDQLELLDKLPKEAVQSVRHFHFRQMGGERLCTIDYDLLPPPYNRALVTLPNAVHHAVLAELEKHNPGGLWYDTSFKSLVKTGNTVTGVEAQTQGTPVRISAKVTVGADGPFSRVRDTLGISTQLHRYKESYLISILPCPEKLEESQYFLGENEILGVFPAAGHQVYVFYMIASNSLQAVKQEGIESLQRKWKAIYPGLARTFENLQSWEQTAYMGTGRARAKTWVADGAVLIGDAAHGMNPHASQGRMQAMADAVVLAKVLSSCFSQDDFTANALKTFEAQRRPQVEMLQRLADEEVLFWNTGNPLLAWLRNRVFSTLDHNRRLQYQVLTATAGLRKTPPFGMIDRLQAAGFLPDPRANQLPSQAGFH